The region AGAGACGACCAGGATGATGCAGAAGACGGCATGGTAGGGTTTTAGGGATGGCATAATAAGATAAACCGGATGAGGTTCTGGTGGAGCAGAGAGACAGCCTTACAAGGCTCGCGGTATAAATTGTTTGGAAACACATGACGCCCGTGTTCCACCATGACATCACCCCCGCTAGGCATCAGTATACCACAACTTTTGAGTGTCCCCGGTTTTCTGGTGGAGTATCCCTTGATTATTGTTTTGGATCCTCAGAGATGCGTTACTTGTCAAAAATTGCTAAGAATTGCTGCTGGGAGGGGCGTAGCAGTTGTGCAGCTGCCAGTGCCCATGAGAACAGTGACTATGCTGTACAacgtccagctcgtccatgTTATACAATTCTGACAGTGTAATCCAGGTAGAATATAGAAGAGAAATCATTGAATATATACAGGAAGTGACGAAACCCAGATCACACCGCGGGGTAATTTCGAATCCTCCGGCAGGTCGGCTCAGCCTTGCACCACGTGGGTCGCTTATACAAACTTTCTACAAGCTTGGCCTAATGTGACGACTCTTTCTTTTGCTGTACACGTCCTTCTGGAGTTTTGTCGTAAGTGGCTTCGATGTCAGTCTCCTTTGGTCCAGTGGACCCTCCACCCAGCATTCCAGACGCATCGGTCTTCCCAAAGTCGCGCAGCCGGACACCGTTTTTAAACAGCCAGTCAACCTGTTCCAAGGTCTTGCCCTTGCACTCAGGTACGCAGAAGTAAGTGAATATGAGTGACAGGAACGCAATAGCGCCAAATATAAACCCCACTTTACTACCCAAGCCTACTTCATCAGGAAAGACAAGGTATGGGACAGAGAAGTTGACGGCGAAGCTGTAATCAAGAAATGGCTGTTAGCAGTTGAAGTGTCTGTGGTTGGATCGGCGTGTACATACTTAAAACAAACGTTTATGGCAAATCCAAGGCGAGACGTATGGTCTCGCAGTTGCTGCGACGTTACTTCCGTCACCACCACATAGGTCAATGGTCCCCATCCGCTGGCAAATCCGACGCCAAATATAACCATTAAAGAGATCACTCCTTTCATTCTTTGGGTTGTTACAGGTTCTTGGACACCGAGGCCAGCCATGGCTATGAGACCGGCTATCATAATCACGGATGATAGCATGAGTAGCTTCCTAGGCAGAGTTAGTATGATAAAAAGGTAGCCTAGGACAAAATCAACTGGAAACGCACCGTCTCCCCGCTTTATCTGCGATGAATAACACACATATCATGACAGCGGACGTGATGCAACTGCTCATGAGTGTATACAACATGGGGTCAAAGATCTTCAGGGATCGGACATAAACCCCACCATATTGGGAGCTAAAGGCCTGGCCAGTGGCCTGTTGGAAGAAGTTGACGGCCACCACAATAAGTGTGCGCTTGAGGTTCTTGCCCTGGAACAGCTCAATGAACTTTCCATGCTCTACCTCATTTTCCAGAACAAACTCCAACTCTCTAAACTCTGTCTCAACCTGTTCCTCTGTGAAAGCCCCTTCACGCAGCTTCTTTAAGCTAGACTTAGCTTCTTCCACTCGGCCCCGTTGAAGTAACCACCTTGGAGACTCTGGGAGAAAAAATATTGATGCGGCGATTAGAGTAGGAACTATATAAAACAAACCGAGTGGGATACGCCATGCACGGTCGTCTGTGAGGCGGCTCGTCCCGTAGCAAACGGCATTAATGACCACGCCACCTAGGGTGAGGCTGAGCTGATATGTCCCAACTATGAAGCCGCGGATTGGCGCAGGCACTGTTCATCTTGATGAGCAACCACATCTGTAGGGCAGAAGCAATTTTGTTGGCGTACCTATTTCCGACTGGAAGACGGGGACCACGGCGAGTTCCATTCCAACATATACATAATTGAGAACACGGCCAGCCATTATTTGTTCATTCGAGTTGGATGTGACGGTGATGGTAGCGGTAATAAGGGCGTACACGCTCATGGTGAACATACACCAACGCCGTCCAAATCGTGCTGAGATGAAACTACCGATAAGAACACCTGGAGATAAAAACGTGTTATAAGGCACTTCTTCGTATGTAGAATGGAGTGGCAACATACCCGCTGCAAAGCCAATATAATTCAGACTATTGAAGAGGGCCAGCCACTGGGAGTCAATTGCGTAACTCCCAGTGCTCTCATCGTACTTGCCAAAGCGCCTAGTGAAGGCCTCCATAGCCTGGGTTGTGGCAAAGGCTTGGTTGTCAAAGCCATAATTAAACGTAGATACGGCAATAACAAAGATAGAAAAGGCAAGCTTCCGGTTGAAGTACCGGGCCTTGTCGAAGGCGATTCCCATGACTGGGAGTGTAAGACCGCGGTTAACTGACTAAAATATCGACCCGGAAAAGTCGTAGCCTCCGTATTTTGTGAGACCGAGATGGATAGGGGAAATATTAGACCGAGACAGGCCTATATCCGCTGAGACCAAAGACATTTGCACCGGGGTTATTAAGACTCTTTAAGTACGTATTGTTGCGATTCAGTTCTCATGAGGCAATTTTCTCCACACGAAACGCAAGAGCACAGGTAAAAATATTACTGGATTAAAAACCTGGGGAAGCCAAAGTGAATGACCCTCTGCAGGGACTCGCACGGAATTGCATAGCGATACCCGGTGTATGTCGGCGCTTTCCGGTGCGCTATCCGGCTCGGTATACAGCTGGTGGGCCAGGAATTCCGCGATCTGGGCGGCAGTCGGCCGCGTCTTTTTGTTTAGAAAAGGCTGAATCTCCTCGGAAATGATTCCAACTCGATCATCACTCGATTCACAATTAATTATCAAGATGGCGCCATATTCTGTTCCTCCCAAGCCTCTCCCGTTGAAGGTCTCGTCCCCCAACGGCGGAGACAAACCCAACTATGTTATCTTCATGCCAGATCAGCTGAGGTACGACTCGCTGAGCTGCACTGCAGAAGATAAAGCGGAAGTCCGGACGCCAAACATCGACGCCTTTCGTCGTCGCGGTACCCTTTTCACCAATTGCTTCACCCAGGCCTCTGTCTGCTCGCAGTCAAGATGTAGCATGTTCACCGGATGCTACCCGCATGTGAGCGGCCATCGCAGTCTGGAGAATCTCATCAAGCCCTGGGAGCCTAATATCTTCCGCAGTATGAAAGACAACGGGTACCATATTGCCTGTCTGGCACCGAGGGGTGACACCTTCGCTCCGACTGTCACTGAGCTGAGCGTGACGGAGTACGGTTTCCTAGAAACTCCAGAATTCATGCCGAAATTTGGAAGAGGCAATAAGGAAGAAGTGGATAAGGAGAATATCTGGAGTCGGCTATTTTACAGAGGCCTTCGGAACGCCAACGAAGCTCTCGACTACGACGAGGCAGTAGTGCGGTCGGCACTAAGGTGGCTCGACTGTCCGCCAAAGGACAAGCCGTGGGTGCTGTTCATGCCACTAATCTTCCCTCATTGCCCCTTCCAGGTGGAAGAGCCGTATTTCTCAATGTATGACCGCTCGCAAATGGCCGGCATTGTCTCAAAGCCAAAACATAAGACCGGTTATGAGCCTCGTTATATGAATACCATCCGAGAACAGTATGGAACGGGCCGAGCGACTGAAGATATGTGGAAAGAGATAAGGGCCACATATTATGGCATGATCACCCGTCTAGACGATCAGTTCGGTCGTGTTATTAAGAAAGTGGAAAATTTGGGTCTATGGAAGGACACGGTAACTATGTTCTTCACCGACCACGGCGAGTATCTGGGAGACCATGGTCTGATTGAGAAGTGGCCATCTGGGTTGTCAGAGACGCTCGTGCGAGAACCTCTGATCATAGGTGGTGCTGGGCTTCCTGAAGGCAAAACCGTCAACCCGATGACCGAGATGGTAGATCTTGTACCCACAATGCTTGAACTCTCAGGAATTGGAGAACACTTTCCTCATAATGGAAAGTCGTGGATCCCGGTCCTCGTTCACGATTCGAAAGAGCACAAAAAGTATGCCTTCTCTGAGGGCGGCTTCCTAACATCCGAAGAACCCCTGCTTGAACAGGCACCATACCCGTACGACATCAAGGCGGGCCTTCAGCACGAAGATACCATTCTCGTTGGAAAGGCAATCTCGTTGAGAGACGAGCGGTACGCCTACATATACCGGCTGTACGAACCCGCGGAGTTGTACGACCGGGTTGCTGATACGCACGAAATGCACAACCTCGCAGCTGAGCCTGAGCACCGCGATCTCGTAGCCAAATACGAGAAAGAAGTCCTCCGCTGGCTTATGGAGGGTAGCGATTTCTTGCCGTGGGAGAAGGACACTCGGTTCCCACAAGTGGACTTGAAGAGCCCCAAAGAACAGATGGAGGAGCGTCTTCGCAACATTAGCTAAACGTTTCAGAAGCTATACTTAGCTTTGTTTCAATATCATCAAGAA is a window of Aspergillus puulaauensis MK2 DNA, chromosome 4, nearly complete sequence DNA encoding:
- a CDS encoding uncharacterized protein (COG:P;~EggNog:ENOG410PKN7;~InterPro:IPR017850,IPR000917;~PFAM:PF00884;~go_function: GO:0003824 - catalytic activity [Evidence IEA];~go_function: GO:0008484 - sulfuric ester hydrolase activity [Evidence IEA]) — translated: MAPYSVPPKPLPLKVSSPNGGDKPNYVIFMPDQLRYDSLSCTAEDKAEVRTPNIDAFRRRGTLFTNCFTQASVCSQSRCSMFTGCYPHVSGHRSLENLIKPWEPNIFRSMKDNGYHIACLAPRGDTFAPTVTELSVTEYGFLETPEFMPKFGRGNKEEVDKENIWSRLFYRGLRNANEALDYDEAVVRSALRWLDCPPKDKPWVLFMPLIFPHCPFQVEEPYFSMYDRSQMAGIVSKPKHKTGYEPRYMNTIREQYGTGRATEDMWKEIRATYYGMITRLDDQFGRVIKKVENLGLWKDTVTMFFTDHGEYLGDHGLIEKWPSGLSETLVREPLIIGGAGLPEGKTVNPMTEMVDLVPTMLELSGIGEHFPHNGKSWIPVLVHDSKEHKKYAFSEGGFLTSEEPLLEQAPYPYDIKAGLQHEDTILVGKAISLRDERYAYIYRLYEPAELYDRVADTHEMHNLAAEPEHRDLVAKYEKEVLRWLMEGSDFLPWEKDTRFPQVDLKSPKEQMEERLRNIS
- a CDS encoding uncharacterized protein (COG:G;~EggNog:ENOG410PMAK;~InterPro:IPR005829,IPR005828,IPR003663,IPR036259, IPR020846;~PFAM:PF00083,PF07690;~TransMembrane:11 (n15-23c41/42o65-88i95-113o125-141i153-172o184-206i271-288o308-328i335-355o367-393i405-425o437-455i);~go_component: GO:0016020 - membrane [Evidence IEA];~go_component: GO:0016021 - integral component of membrane [Evidence IEA];~go_function: GO:0022857 - transmembrane transporter activity [Evidence IEA];~go_process: GO:0055085 - transmembrane transport [Evidence IEA]); its protein translation is MGIAFDKARYFNRKLAFSIFVIAVSTFNYGFDNQAFATTQAMEAFTRRFGKYDESTGSYAIDSQWLALFNSLNYIGFAAGVLIGSFISARFGRRWCMFTMSVYALITATITVTSNSNEQIMAGRVLNYVYVGMELAVVPVFQSEIVPAPIRGFIVGTYQLSLTLGGVVINAVCYGTSRLTDDRAWRIPLGLFYIVPTLIAASIFFLPESPRWLLQRGRVEEAKSSLKKLREGAFTEEQVETEFRELEFVLENEVEHGKFIELFQGKNLKRTLIVVAVNFFQQATGQAFSSQYGGVYVRSLKIFDPMLYTLMSSCITSAVMICVLFIADKAGRRKLLMLSSVIMIAGLIAMAGLGVQEPVTTQRMKGVISLMVIFGVGFASGWGPLTYVVVTEVTSQQLRDHTSRLGFAINVCFNFAVNFSVPYLVFPDEVGLGSKVGFIFGAIAFLSLIFTYFCVPECKGKTLEQVDWLFKNGVRLRDFGKTDASGMLGGGSTGPKETDIEATYDKTPEGRVQQKKESSH